One window from the genome of Diospyros lotus cultivar Yz01 chromosome 11, ASM1463336v1, whole genome shotgun sequence encodes:
- the LOC127813340 gene encoding tetraspanin-10 isoform X1, whose translation MWVGVIHLEIRGLFEWCLMQENDTVESRAVEGTFLKSLLLWFRCFCLSSSILFLDELYVFSSFVVSPRSPLAVLPQDYILSPIGITRYMTHSCIYGICLSSSLYRSRFIVTNNGSGHNIAGLRYKEYQLQDYSSWFLRQLNNSHNWARLRSCLVKSDDCNNLSKNYKTLKQYKLAKLTPIEAGCCRPPSECGYPAVNASYYDLSFHPISSNKDCKLYKNSKSIKCYNCDSCKAGVAQYMKTEWRVVAIFNVVLFVVLSIVYFVGCCARQNAARSHSKV comes from the exons ATGTGggttggggttattcatttggAAATTAGAGGCTTGTTTGAATGGTGTTTGATGCAAGAAAATGACACAGTAGAGAGCAGAGCAGTTGAAGGAACCTTTCTCAAGTCCCTACTATTGTGGTTTAGGTGTTTTTGTCTTTCATCTTCTATTCTCTTTCTCGATGAGCTGTATGTTTTCTCCTCTTTTGTTGTCAGCCCCCGCTCCCCTTTGGCAGTTTTACCACAAGATTATATCCTTTCTCCAATTGGCATCACTCGTTACATGACACATTCCTGCATTTATGGCATCTGTCTTTCTTCCTCATTGTACAGAAGCAG GTTTATTGTAACCAATAATGGATCTGGTCACAACATAGCTGGTTTGAG GTACAAGGAGTATCAACTTCAAGATTACAGTTCATGGTTTTTAAGACAG CTAAACAATAGCCACAACTGGGCACGTCTAAGGAGTTGTCTTGTGAAGTCTGATGACTGTAATAACCTGTCCAAAAATTATAAG ACTCTTAAACAGTACAAGCTTGCAAAACTTACTCCCATTGAGGCTGGCTGCTGTCGACCACCATCTGA ATGTGGGTATCCTGCTGTTAATGCCTCATACTATGACTTGAGCTTTCATCCAATCAGTTCCAACAAGGATTGCAAACTTTACAAAAATTCGAAGTCAATCAAATGTTATAATTGCGATTCCTGCAA GGCTGGAGTTGCACAATACATGAAAACTGAATGGAGGGTGGTAGCAATCTTTAACGTGGTTCTGTTTGTTGTTTTG TCAATAGTCTACTTTGTTGGGTGCTGTGCGAGACAAAATGCTGCAAGGAGCCACTCCAAAGTTTGA
- the LOC127813581 gene encoding uncharacterized protein LOC127813581 isoform X1 gives MDGFALATATAAAATATAASDVRFSAPSGIIGYRRRRRMIRNVSLRSKPSQFVVSASREEPQLDSWDRMELKFGQLIGEDPKLTIAKIMSRKSNPEMSYLEVEKSFYKKKGKSVTDEIEEFPFDGSEEGKSSKSVSGLNLVRPVTKKGIKSGVENKPIQSGVKKPSQQPARKPLDNNKGSLPNVILRKPTTFNEDDIGSEKSSKLKMKPNLLLNMGKIQKKEKFSDITLLMKPELRSGALNCDEQGPSADDDTTVKDGVGENSGRTTPVFSEATTDVTLLNWPKEKDFNSEDCKGSSSFDDLEVPGSRGVNSSTEKVNPAESSYAESMVSGNASTPGDFGLEDSATGLQQPDQSEIGSTDKISASDAPSETKLVDGNINFSMESALKGKPARLDQSGKGKSKLTREEIAVVNTESYGNAFELENFLVTSPIKEHEDNDWRRAEDLVKTGSREEVELISSSTRGFVVSFGSLIGFLPYRNLAARWKFLAFESWLRRKGLDPSKYKQSLGIVGNYGISESASLDSNLGAESAQQSDVEISPDMKLEDLLRIYDQEKLKFLSSFVGQKIKANVVLVDRKTRKLLFSLKPKEKMEMVEKKRSLMAKLSIGDIVKCKIKKITYFGIFVEVEGVPALIHQTEVSWDSTLDPASYFKVGQVVEAKVHQLDFSLERIFLSLKEITPDPLIEALEAVIGDRHSLDGRLQAAEGDTEWTDVEFLIKELQQYEGIQSVSKGRFFLSPGLAPTFQVYMASIFDNEYKLLARAGNKVQEVIVQTSLGKEEMKSAILTCTNRVE, from the exons ATGGACGGGTTTGCTCTTGCCACTgccaccgccgccgccgccacggCCACCGCAGCCTCCGACGTCCGATTCTCTGCACCTTCCGGCATAATCGGTTATAGAAGACGACGACGAATGATTCGAAATGTATCTCTCCGCTCAAAACCTAGTCAATTTGTCGTTTCGGCCTCCAGGGAAGAGCCTCAGCTTGACTCGTGGGACCGGATGGAGCTCAAATTCGGCCAGTTAATTGGCGAAGATCCCAAACTCACCATTGCAAAG ATAATGAGTAGAAAATCAAACCCTGAAATGTCTTATCTGGAAGTTGAGAAATCATTTTATAAGAAGAAGGGTAAATCAGTAACCGATGAGATAGAAGAGTTTCCCTTTGATGGATCGGAAGAAGGGAAATCATCAAAATCGGTGAGCGGATTGAATTTGGTCCGGCCAGTGACCAAGAAAGGAATCAAGTCTGGGGTTGAGAATAAACCTATACAATCAGGGGTAAAGAAACCAAGCCAACAACCAGCAAGGAAGCCATTAGATAACAATAAAGGTAGCCTTCCTAATGTTATTTTGCGGAAGCCAACCACATTCAACGAGGATGATATTGGATCTGAAAAATCCTCAAAGTTGAAAATGAAACCAAATTTGTTATTGAACATGGGGAAAATACAGAAGAAAGAGAAGTTTAGTGATATCACGTTGTTAATGAAGCCTGAACTGAGGAGTGGGGCCTTGAATTGTGACGAACAAGGACCCTCTGCTGATGATGATACCACAGTAAAGGATGGTGTGGGAGAGAATAGTGGCAGAACAACACCTGTATTTTCTGAAGCAACCACTGATGTCACACTCTTAAACTGGCCTAAAGAAAAGGATTTCAATTCAGAGGATTGTAAAGGGTCTAGCTCTTTTGATGATCTTGAAGTGCCTGGTTCCAGAGGTGTGAACTCATCTACTGAAAAAGTTAATCCAGCAGAAAGCAGTTATGCTGAATCTATGGTGAGTGGAAATGCTTCAACCCCAGGAGATTTTGGGCTAGAGGATTCTGCTACAG GATTGCAGCAACCTGATCAAAGTGAGATAGGTTCTACTGACAAAATAAGTGCTTCTGATGCACCTTCAGAAACAAAATTGGTGGACGGTAACATCAACTTCTCTATGGAATCAGCTCTCAAAGGGAAACCAGCAAG GCTAGACCAATCTGGAAAAGGCAAATCAAAGTTAACTAGAGAGGAGATAGCTGTTGTGAACACCGAAAGTTATGGAAATGCTTTTGAGCTTGAGAATTTCCTTGTAACCTCACCTATAAAG GAACATGAAGATAATGACTGGAGAAGGGCTGAGGATCTGGTTAAAAcaggatcaagagaagaagtGGAGCTGATAAGTTCCAGTACTAGAGGCTTTGTT GTATCTTTTGGCTCTTTGATAGGATTTTTACCATACCGTAATCTTGCTGCCAGGTGGAAGTTCTTAGCTTTTGAATCATGGCTGAGGAGGAAAGGCTTGGATCCATCTAAGTACAAGCAGAGTTTAGGCATTGTTGGGAATTATGGGATATCAGAGAGTGCTTCTCTTGATTCAAATCTGGGTGCAGAATCAGCTCAACAATCTGATGTAGAGATTTCACCTGATATGAAACTGGAAGATCTTCTTAGGATATATGACCAAGAAAAGCTCAAATTCTTATCATCCTTTGTTGGCCAG AAAATCAAAGCAAATGTAGTATTGGTTGACAGAAAAACTAGAAAGTTACTGTTTTCCCTAAAGCCAAAAGAGAAGATGGAAATGGTTGAGAAAAAGAGAAGTCTGATG GCCAAACTTAGCATTGGAGATATTGTGAAatgcaaaatcaaaaagattacTTACTTTGGTATTTTTGTTGAG GTAGAAGGAGTACCTGCACTAATTCACCAGACAGAAGTTTCATGGGATTCTACTTTGGACCCTGCATCATATTTCAAAGTTGGTCAG GTTGTGGAGGCAAAAGTTCACCAGTTAGATTTTTCGCTTGAACGCATTTTTCTATCATTAAAGGAAATAACG CCAGATCCATTGATTGAGGCATTGGAGGCTGTAATTGGTGATCGACATTCCCTAGATGGGAGATTACAAGCAGCTGAAGGAGATACTGAG TGGACGGATGTGGAGTTTCTTATCAAGGAATTGCAGCAATATGAAGGGATCCAATCTGTATCAAAAGGTCGCTTTTTCCTGAGCCCTGGATTGGCTCCTACCTTCCAG GTTTACATGGCATCCATCTTTGACAATGAATACAAATTGCTTGCTCGAGCAGGAAACAAAGTGCAAGAG GTAATAGTTCAAACGTCCTTGGGTAAAGAGGAAATGAAATCTGCCATTCTTACTTGCACCAACCGCGTTGAATGA
- the LOC127813581 gene encoding uncharacterized protein LOC127813581 isoform X2, with the protein MDGFALATATAAAATATAASDVRFSAPSGIIGYRRRRRMIRNVSLRSKPSQFVVSASREEPQLDSWDRMELKFGQLIGEDPKLTIAKIMSRKSNPEMSYLEVEKSFYKKKGKSVTDEIEEFPFDGSEEGKSSKSVSGLNLVRPVTKKGIKSGVENKPIQSGVKKPSQQPARKPLDNNKGSLPNVILRKPTTFNEDDIGSEKSSKLKMKPNLLLNMGKIQKKEKFSDITLLMKPELRSGALNCDEQGPSADDDTTVKDGVGENSGRTTPVFSEATTDVTLLNWPKEKDFNSEDCKGSSSFDDLEVPGSRGVNSSTEKVNPAESSYAESMVSGNASTPGDFGLEDSATETKLVDGNINFSMESALKGKPARLDQSGKGKSKLTREEIAVVNTESYGNAFELENFLVTSPIKEHEDNDWRRAEDLVKTGSREEVELISSSTRGFVVSFGSLIGFLPYRNLAARWKFLAFESWLRRKGLDPSKYKQSLGIVGNYGISESASLDSNLGAESAQQSDVEISPDMKLEDLLRIYDQEKLKFLSSFVGQKIKANVVLVDRKTRKLLFSLKPKEKMEMVEKKRSLMAKLSIGDIVKCKIKKITYFGIFVEVEGVPALIHQTEVSWDSTLDPASYFKVGQVVEAKVHQLDFSLERIFLSLKEITPDPLIEALEAVIGDRHSLDGRLQAAEGDTEWTDVEFLIKELQQYEGIQSVSKGRFFLSPGLAPTFQVYMASIFDNEYKLLARAGNKVQEVIVQTSLGKEEMKSAILTCTNRVE; encoded by the exons ATGGACGGGTTTGCTCTTGCCACTgccaccgccgccgccgccacggCCACCGCAGCCTCCGACGTCCGATTCTCTGCACCTTCCGGCATAATCGGTTATAGAAGACGACGACGAATGATTCGAAATGTATCTCTCCGCTCAAAACCTAGTCAATTTGTCGTTTCGGCCTCCAGGGAAGAGCCTCAGCTTGACTCGTGGGACCGGATGGAGCTCAAATTCGGCCAGTTAATTGGCGAAGATCCCAAACTCACCATTGCAAAG ATAATGAGTAGAAAATCAAACCCTGAAATGTCTTATCTGGAAGTTGAGAAATCATTTTATAAGAAGAAGGGTAAATCAGTAACCGATGAGATAGAAGAGTTTCCCTTTGATGGATCGGAAGAAGGGAAATCATCAAAATCGGTGAGCGGATTGAATTTGGTCCGGCCAGTGACCAAGAAAGGAATCAAGTCTGGGGTTGAGAATAAACCTATACAATCAGGGGTAAAGAAACCAAGCCAACAACCAGCAAGGAAGCCATTAGATAACAATAAAGGTAGCCTTCCTAATGTTATTTTGCGGAAGCCAACCACATTCAACGAGGATGATATTGGATCTGAAAAATCCTCAAAGTTGAAAATGAAACCAAATTTGTTATTGAACATGGGGAAAATACAGAAGAAAGAGAAGTTTAGTGATATCACGTTGTTAATGAAGCCTGAACTGAGGAGTGGGGCCTTGAATTGTGACGAACAAGGACCCTCTGCTGATGATGATACCACAGTAAAGGATGGTGTGGGAGAGAATAGTGGCAGAACAACACCTGTATTTTCTGAAGCAACCACTGATGTCACACTCTTAAACTGGCCTAAAGAAAAGGATTTCAATTCAGAGGATTGTAAAGGGTCTAGCTCTTTTGATGATCTTGAAGTGCCTGGTTCCAGAGGTGTGAACTCATCTACTGAAAAAGTTAATCCAGCAGAAAGCAGTTATGCTGAATCTATGGTGAGTGGAAATGCTTCAACCCCAGGAGATTTTGGGCTAGAGGATTCTGCTACAG AAACAAAATTGGTGGACGGTAACATCAACTTCTCTATGGAATCAGCTCTCAAAGGGAAACCAGCAAG GCTAGACCAATCTGGAAAAGGCAAATCAAAGTTAACTAGAGAGGAGATAGCTGTTGTGAACACCGAAAGTTATGGAAATGCTTTTGAGCTTGAGAATTTCCTTGTAACCTCACCTATAAAG GAACATGAAGATAATGACTGGAGAAGGGCTGAGGATCTGGTTAAAAcaggatcaagagaagaagtGGAGCTGATAAGTTCCAGTACTAGAGGCTTTGTT GTATCTTTTGGCTCTTTGATAGGATTTTTACCATACCGTAATCTTGCTGCCAGGTGGAAGTTCTTAGCTTTTGAATCATGGCTGAGGAGGAAAGGCTTGGATCCATCTAAGTACAAGCAGAGTTTAGGCATTGTTGGGAATTATGGGATATCAGAGAGTGCTTCTCTTGATTCAAATCTGGGTGCAGAATCAGCTCAACAATCTGATGTAGAGATTTCACCTGATATGAAACTGGAAGATCTTCTTAGGATATATGACCAAGAAAAGCTCAAATTCTTATCATCCTTTGTTGGCCAG AAAATCAAAGCAAATGTAGTATTGGTTGACAGAAAAACTAGAAAGTTACTGTTTTCCCTAAAGCCAAAAGAGAAGATGGAAATGGTTGAGAAAAAGAGAAGTCTGATG GCCAAACTTAGCATTGGAGATATTGTGAAatgcaaaatcaaaaagattacTTACTTTGGTATTTTTGTTGAG GTAGAAGGAGTACCTGCACTAATTCACCAGACAGAAGTTTCATGGGATTCTACTTTGGACCCTGCATCATATTTCAAAGTTGGTCAG GTTGTGGAGGCAAAAGTTCACCAGTTAGATTTTTCGCTTGAACGCATTTTTCTATCATTAAAGGAAATAACG CCAGATCCATTGATTGAGGCATTGGAGGCTGTAATTGGTGATCGACATTCCCTAGATGGGAGATTACAAGCAGCTGAAGGAGATACTGAG TGGACGGATGTGGAGTTTCTTATCAAGGAATTGCAGCAATATGAAGGGATCCAATCTGTATCAAAAGGTCGCTTTTTCCTGAGCCCTGGATTGGCTCCTACCTTCCAG GTTTACATGGCATCCATCTTTGACAATGAATACAAATTGCTTGCTCGAGCAGGAAACAAAGTGCAAGAG GTAATAGTTCAAACGTCCTTGGGTAAAGAGGAAATGAAATCTGCCATTCTTACTTGCACCAACCGCGTTGAATGA
- the LOC127813340 gene encoding tetraspanin-10 isoform X2 gives MSTGTSTFVIRWINFLTMLLAVAVIGFGVWMSTHHDGCRKSLTLPVLGLGAIIFVISIIGFLGAWKKSSILLWIYLIMLCFILVAILVFTVLAFIVTNNGSGHNIAGLRYKEYQLQDYSSWFLRQLNNSHNWARLRSCLVKSDDCNNLSKNYKTLKQYKLAKLTPIEAGCCRPPSECGYPAVNASYYDLSFHPISSNKDCKLYKNSKSIKCYNCDSCKAGVAQYMKTEWRVVAIFNVVLFVVLSIVYFVGCCARQNAARSHSKV, from the exons ATGAGTACAGGAACAAGTACCTTTGTGATCAGGTGGATCAATTTCCTGACGATG CTATTAGCGGTGGCTGTGATTGGTTTTGGAGTATGGATGAGTACTCATCATGATGGGTGTCGCAAGTCTCTCACTCTCCCAGTTTTAGGCCTTGGTGCCATCATATTTGTAAT ATCCATAATTGGGTTCTTGGGCGCATGGAAGAAGAGCTCCATATTGTTATGGATT TATTTGATCATGCTGTGCTTCATCTTGGTTGCAATCTTGGTCTTCACGGTTTTGGC GTTTATTGTAACCAATAATGGATCTGGTCACAACATAGCTGGTTTGAG GTACAAGGAGTATCAACTTCAAGATTACAGTTCATGGTTTTTAAGACAG CTAAACAATAGCCACAACTGGGCACGTCTAAGGAGTTGTCTTGTGAAGTCTGATGACTGTAATAACCTGTCCAAAAATTATAAG ACTCTTAAACAGTACAAGCTTGCAAAACTTACTCCCATTGAGGCTGGCTGCTGTCGACCACCATCTGA ATGTGGGTATCCTGCTGTTAATGCCTCATACTATGACTTGAGCTTTCATCCAATCAGTTCCAACAAGGATTGCAAACTTTACAAAAATTCGAAGTCAATCAAATGTTATAATTGCGATTCCTGCAA GGCTGGAGTTGCACAATACATGAAAACTGAATGGAGGGTGGTAGCAATCTTTAACGTGGTTCTGTTTGTTGTTTTG TCAATAGTCTACTTTGTTGGGTGCTGTGCGAGACAAAATGCTGCAAGGAGCCACTCCAAAGTTTGA
- the LOC127813338 gene encoding salutaridine reductase-like isoform X1 yields the protein MEVENANVSEAQRIMFRYAVVTGGNKGIGLEICRRLASEGIVVVLTARDEKKGAGAVEDLKVSGLSNVVLHQLDVKDAASIASLARFLQTEFGKLDILVNNAGESGAIIDDEAFRAFILAGGTVNDENAESLKFMVQTYDKAANCVKTNYYGTKGVTEALLPLLQLSGSPRIVNVSSRFGLLRFIKNERARSELEDVERLSEDAIDKILQMFLRDFKEDKLKANGWPTISSAYRVSKAAINGYTRILARRFPRFRVNCVHPGRVKTDLTYHMGNLTPEEGARAPVVLALLPDDGPSGLYFDEMNASSFQ from the exons ATGGAAGTAGAAAACGCCAACGTTTCTGAGGCTCAAAG AATCATGTTCAGGTATGCAGTAGTTACAGGGGGCAACAAGGGGATTGGACTGGAGATATGCCGGCGTCTAGCGTCGGAAGGGATCGTTGTCGTGTTGACGGCAAGAGACGAGAAGAAGGGTGCCGGAGCTGTTGAAGATCTTAAGGTTTCTGGGCTGTCAAATGTGGTTCTTCATCAGCTTGATGTCAAGGATGCAGCCAGCATTGCTTCCCTCGCGAGGTTTCTGCAAACTGAGTTCGGAAAACTTGATATCCTG gTCAATAATGCAGGGGAAAGTGGAGCTATAATAGATGATGAAGCTTTCAGAGCCTTCATTCTTGCAGGTGGCACT GTGAACGATGAGAATGCAGAATCACTGAAATTCATGGTGCAGACTTATGATAAGGCAGCGAATTGTGTTAAGACTAATTACTATGGCACAAAAGGAGTGACTGAAGCTCTACTTCCTCTCCTCCAACTCTCGGGGTCGCCAAGAATAGTCAATGTCTCCTCACGTTTCGGACTGTTGAGG TTTATCAAGAATGAGAGGGCTCGATCAGAGCTGGAAGATGttgagagacttagtgaagatGCGATAGACAAGATTTTGCAGATGTTTCTAAGGGATTTTAAGGAAGACAAGCTAAAGGCAAATGGTTGGCCTACCATATCATCCGCCTACAGAGTGTCTAAAGCTGCCATAAATGGATATACAAGGATCCTAGCGAGGAGATTCCCTCGTTTTCGGGTTAACTGTGTTCATCCTGGACGTGTCAAGACAGATTTGACATATCACATGGGAAACTTGACACCAGAAGAAGGTGCCAGAGCTCCAGTGGTGCTGGCGTTGTTGCCTGATGATGGACCTTCTGGCCTCTACTTTGACGAGATGAATGCATCATCCTTCCAGTGA
- the LOC127813338 gene encoding salutaridine reductase-like isoform X2, translating to MEVENANVSEAQRYAVVTGGNKGIGLEICRRLASEGIVVVLTARDEKKGAGAVEDLKVSGLSNVVLHQLDVKDAASIASLARFLQTEFGKLDILVNNAGESGAIIDDEAFRAFILAGGTVNDENAESLKFMVQTYDKAANCVKTNYYGTKGVTEALLPLLQLSGSPRIVNVSSRFGLLRFIKNERARSELEDVERLSEDAIDKILQMFLRDFKEDKLKANGWPTISSAYRVSKAAINGYTRILARRFPRFRVNCVHPGRVKTDLTYHMGNLTPEEGARAPVVLALLPDDGPSGLYFDEMNASSFQ from the exons ATGGAAGTAGAAAACGCCAACGTTTCTGAGGCTCAAAG GTATGCAGTAGTTACAGGGGGCAACAAGGGGATTGGACTGGAGATATGCCGGCGTCTAGCGTCGGAAGGGATCGTTGTCGTGTTGACGGCAAGAGACGAGAAGAAGGGTGCCGGAGCTGTTGAAGATCTTAAGGTTTCTGGGCTGTCAAATGTGGTTCTTCATCAGCTTGATGTCAAGGATGCAGCCAGCATTGCTTCCCTCGCGAGGTTTCTGCAAACTGAGTTCGGAAAACTTGATATCCTG gTCAATAATGCAGGGGAAAGTGGAGCTATAATAGATGATGAAGCTTTCAGAGCCTTCATTCTTGCAGGTGGCACT GTGAACGATGAGAATGCAGAATCACTGAAATTCATGGTGCAGACTTATGATAAGGCAGCGAATTGTGTTAAGACTAATTACTATGGCACAAAAGGAGTGACTGAAGCTCTACTTCCTCTCCTCCAACTCTCGGGGTCGCCAAGAATAGTCAATGTCTCCTCACGTTTCGGACTGTTGAGG TTTATCAAGAATGAGAGGGCTCGATCAGAGCTGGAAGATGttgagagacttagtgaagatGCGATAGACAAGATTTTGCAGATGTTTCTAAGGGATTTTAAGGAAGACAAGCTAAAGGCAAATGGTTGGCCTACCATATCATCCGCCTACAGAGTGTCTAAAGCTGCCATAAATGGATATACAAGGATCCTAGCGAGGAGATTCCCTCGTTTTCGGGTTAACTGTGTTCATCCTGGACGTGTCAAGACAGATTTGACATATCACATGGGAAACTTGACACCAGAAGAAGGTGCCAGAGCTCCAGTGGTGCTGGCGTTGTTGCCTGATGATGGACCTTCTGGCCTCTACTTTGACGAGATGAATGCATCATCCTTCCAGTGA